A segment of the Populus alba chromosome 9, ASM523922v2, whole genome shotgun sequence genome:
TTGGAAAGATCAGGTCTTGGTGAAGAAACTTATGTCCCTGAAGCTATGCATTATATTCCACCAAGACCATCAATGGCAGCAGCTAGAGAAGAGGCACAGCAGGTGATGTTTGGTGCACTGGATGTTTTATTTGCAAATACTAATATCAAGCCTAAAGATATTGGTATTCTTGTTGTGAATTGTAGTTTGTTTAATCCTACACCCTCGTTATCTGCAATGATTGTTAACAAGTATAAATTGAGAGGGAATGTTAGATCTTTTAATCTTGGGGGAATGGGGTGTAGTGCTGGGGTTATTGCTGTTGACCTTGCTAAAGATATGTTGCAAGTTCATAGGAATACTTATGCTGTTGTTGTGAGTACTGAGAACATTACACAGAATTGGTATTTTGGGAACAAGAAGTCAATGTTGATACCGAATTGCTTGTTTAGAGTCGGAGGATCTGCTGTTTTGTTGTCAAATAAAGCTAAAGATAAGAGAAGAGCCAAGTATAAGCTTGTTCATGTGGTTAGAACTCATAAAGGAGCTGATGACAAGGCGTTCAAGTGTGTCTATCAGGAGCAGGATGGTGCTGGGAAAACAGGGGTTTCTCTGTCAAAAGAGCTCATGGCAATTGCTGGTGGTGCACTTAAGACTAACATCACAACCTTGGGTCCTTTGGTTCTTCCCGTCAGTGAGCAACTCCTGTTCTTTTCAACTTTAGTTGCTAAGAAATTGTTCAATGCAAAAGTGAAGCCGTACATCCCTGATTTTAAGCTTGCGTTCGATCATTTCTGTATTCACGCCGGGGGTAGAGCCGTGATTGATGAGCTTGAGAAGAATCTGCAGCTTTTGCCTATTCATGTTGAAGCTTCCAGGATGActcttcatcggtttggtaacACTTCGTCAAGCTCAATTTGGTACGAGTTGGCTTACACCGAGGCAAAGGAAAGAGTACGGAGGGGGGACCGTATTTGGCAGATTGCTTTTGGCAGTGGTTTCAAGTGCAACAGTGCAATTTGGGAGGCTCTGAGGCATGTTAATCCATCTTCTAATAATCCATGGCAGGATTGCATTGACAGGTATCCAGTGCAGATAGTCATGTAGCTTGCCAACAACTTGGTTATAGATTCTTAATTTGGAGGAGTTGCCTTGATAGACAAACAAGGGAATCActctactgttttttttttttttttttttccttttgttaatttattgggTCAGGTCATGTGTGAGGAATGTAGCCATAACATTATGGAGTCTTTTCTAGTGTTCTTGTACTTCAATGCTTTGATGGATTTTGTTCTGAATGCAGTCAAAACATTATGTagtgtttggtttgatttaaagGCATATAAAATCCTAACTTTAGATGAACTTgtttatctagttttttttcatcCCCCTTTTTTCTTAGAATTCAAGACCCATATTCAGAAGAAGTTGTAGCTTGCAACAAGATTTATACATACAATTCCATTCCCACGATCTCATTTCTAGTTTCTCAAGCATAACCATAAGAAAACTTGTTTAGTTTCGTCCTAGTATCGGTTGCTTCTTAAGTTTTTTTGCTTGCTGTTTCATGCCCCcctattttccttaaaaaagaaaatttcaattccAAATACGTGTACTTTAATTCTCCTCAATTATCTTTTTGAATTTATCATTTCCCCCCTTGTTAAGTAGTGTTGCCAGACTTTCCCAGGCTGTTTGGTTTTTGGCTCTGAACTGGATGAAATCGCAATGTGTTTTCCCAGCACCGATGAGTTTTGATATAGTTTTCCCTTTCTTTCGTTATCTATCAGGATTCCACAGTGTTAATGATCTATGAAAGTCCTCGGTGCGTCTAATTCATAGATCTGTAGCACAGAACTATGCTTGAAGCTTGAACTACAATTTTACAAATTAGGTAGCACTTACAACTACGAACTTTCCTAGCTGTTTCTGAAAAGTGATGATTCATGGAAGCATTTCTTTGTGTTTAATGCTGTTTTCTTACACATTTCACTATCTTGGACATCTTCCTAGCTTGGAGTGAAACGGATCAATGCATGTGTCATGCGCAATAACTAGTGAACTTTCCTAGCTTGATTGATTGATAGCTTTTCCCTGACAAGTATTCCTATACATTGCAGAATCTTGGCTTCCCTTTATTAACGTACAAGGTGGTCTAATATCCAAAATACTGGAGATTAATATTGGTTAAACAATTAACATCCTTTCCAAGTGGGAAATACAGAAAGCTCGGCAGGTTTCTTCAATCTGTGTTTGAGACAGTGAGCCTATTATTCTAGATTGACCAGGAAAGTTGGAACGCTTTCCTTCAAAAACTAACAAATTCCTCAGTTAATCACAGTTGCGACCACTTGAttgcaattcttgaaagaaACAAGTCCAGGATGGTACTTACACCAATGTATAGGAACAGAACATTCATCTTATAACAAGGGGTGAtgcttgaaaacaaattaaatcaatctTGATGATGCCCCACTTTGCAAGTTTACTATCAAATCCAAAACTTTTGAAAGGAATACGAAACAGgtttttgatttgctcacgaGTCACTAGCAGCAGGCCATGTGAAGACTAATCGGTCACAATAGCACCTTGATGTGTCAGCTTTTACAATTTCTTTAACCAGTGATGCTATTTCAGAAGAATTGAAAATGACAAGGGTAgatgatgagaaatttttaCTGTGAATGAGAtatagacaataataataaaaaaaattcctgaaAGGAACAAATCCCTGTGTAAGTTTCTGCGTTTTTCTAGTTAGAAATTTTGCGGAGTACTGTTCTTCTCAAAGTGTACTGGAAGATgacttttatatgttttggaacTAAATTTAACAGGtctacaaaattattaaaaacctaaaaactcATGGTTTTAGGCAATATATGTAAACTCAATTTCTATGAGTTTAGGTTAGAAGAAGATGCCAACCCTCATGGATTGAGCCTAAAAAAGAAGTCTAGTTCTTATAGACTCAGGTCTATGATTATTGACCAAATacattctaaattttattttttctacacttttatatgtataaaaaatcttctaaaaGCCTATCACTAATATTtttgtaagagatatttatccctcattaatgtatttataaggGCAAAATAACTCTTTAACCCCTccattacacaaaaaaaataaattcacgaGCAATCCTTCAAGCCTTAGATTGataatttatattctttaagtatttatactttaatttttagagcatttatcatataaaaccaagaaaaaacatttttatttttggaattgaaagctcatttttttatttattgtgatcccttattaaaaaatcattaattttatcacTTGAGGGTCTCTATACCCCACTAAAAGAGAATGTTTTACAAGTGTTAGGCTTCTTATCACATTATTCTCCAAGTGATGGACTTAATCTTTATTACGCAATAACACCACCTTCTTTGGTTTCCTTTCGTCCTTAAAACAATTCTCTAAATATGAGCGTTATAGATGAGTCAGACCCTGATCAAGCCGGGGACAATCATTCATTTCTGGGTCCCGAGTGAAACCACTACCACGAATAAACCTGCAGTGGTGTTTCTTCATGGTTTTGGTTGTGATGGGATTTTGACATGGCAATTTCAGGTGCTAGCTTTGGCCAAGAAGTACGCAGTTTATGTTCCGGATCTCCTCTTCTTTGGAGATTCAATCACCGATAAAACCGAACGGTCACCGGCTTTTCAAGCAGAATGCATGGCTAAGGGTCTAAGGAAGCTTCGCGTCGAGAAGTGCACCTTGGTTGGATTGAGCTAGGAGGGATTGTTGGTTTCAAGATGGCTGAGATGTTCCCTATTTTGGTTGATTCAATGGTGATAACTTGTTCGGTTGTGGCCTTGACTGAGTCCATCACTTGTGCTGGCCTCCAAAGAATTGGCTTCTCATCGTGGGCACATTATTTGATTCCTGAAACTGTCGAGGGCGTGAAGAAACTGCTAGACGTTGCTTTCTACAAGCTGCCATGGATACCTGATTTTGTCTACAGAGACATTTTGGAGGTAAGCTTCGTTAGCTAAAGTATCACACTGTGCAtcccatttttaattttaattttctcctCGATCCATGGTGTGTGTACACATATCATGACACCAAATCTCCCTGTCTAATGAACCCTTCCTACTTGTTTAGAATTAGCATGCAAGTACCCAGACATGTATGCTACCTATCAAATCCTTCTATCTTAGCAagcaaccatatatatatattggcaaAGCAGTTCTATTAACATACTCTCAAATATCtccttactattttttttcaaatccacgttagattattaattattaacaataaactaaaacatGTCATATGAAAAAAAGTACCATTTCAATAAATAGTAATTTCCCCGCGTGTTTTagcatggttttaaaaaaatattgttttttattttttttttaagggaaagtgctttagcaattaaaagtaatttcTCCACATGGTGTGGCCTTGAAAAAACcacttgtctttattttttttgttttttttttttaaattttagactgttttttttttggtcatctCATTTTCATTATATGAATAGTAAGTAAACCTGGCtagctaagttttttttttgttttgtttttttttttttttttttttatatttatcctttaatattaaatttattttttattgggttatttcactcttataatataaatagcGAGTTAACCCAACTagctaaggtttttttttatttaactttttttctttcaattcatcctttaatatttgattaatgaaggattagacttcataatttgttttattcacTTTCTATTGGGTTTCTCCGGTCTCAAGACCTGATAATTGTGCTTAGCAGGTTAACATAGGTTAAGttaagttgttttttgtgtttttttaattgaattttttttaaaattttatcatttaatattagatcgattttaatttgagtttcaTATACatgttttgattgttttctaTGGGAATATTTTGGTTTCATGATCAAGATTGcaggttttggtggtttaaTCCTGGTTAAATCATGCtacttagttttttcttaattgttttttttttttaatttcatcatttaataatgCATTTGATTGAGATTAAATTTCAtgatgtatttttcaatttgatttctatAAGTTTATATCGGTCTCATGACTTGAGAATAGTACTTAACGAGTTAACCCATATTGATTTGGCTTAatttttatgctatttttttaattaaaatttctaacttttaatatattaaatacccaaattatttttatatttaaaagacttatcacaaaataaaatggaaatgaaagtttcattcaagaataaaaaagcaacatcgtaatttatttttataaagtaacAACACATCATTCAATGAAATTGCATCAACTTGGAAATGAAAGTTTCATTCAGACCtgtttatttgttgaaaaatattttttttctttaaaaaaatagttttctaaAAAGTAagttattttctgatatttggtagtgttatgaaaaataagttagaaaacactttctaaagTTTTGTTATGTCaaggaaaataagttgaaaaatatcttattaatatatatgttttcaagtttattaaaataatgaggaacaaatcttacaaattaaaaggttgaacaagaatgaaattagaaaaataaatctaatttcataaattatattaaataaagcaaataacaatcaaaataatggagattaaatataatatatataaaaaattaaaagatgatgaaattaaaataacaaataattataattttataaattatttcaaataaaataagtaacaataaaaataataaggaccaaatttgatagataaaaaaaattcaattaaaaaaataataagagaaaagcaaaaaacaaaaatcataaaaataagaaccaaagttaatataaaaatcaaattaaatcaaattctaagaggtgaaattaaaaaaaaatgaaaataaaatatataacaattaaaagtttgagaaccaaatttgttacaatcagcaaataatatgatattttaaattttttataatttttaaaaagtattttccgcccaaaataaaaaaaatacaattctaaaaaactaaaccaaattgtttttaaactaaaaaatactttttttaactagttttttttactgtaaacaaatacaaaaatttttaaaaataactttaaaaaaatatttttttccctagCAAACAACTTGACATTCATAAATTGTCATTTATGAATGAAAGCAATTTACTAGTACGGAGCAACAACACGTCATTCAATAGAAACAACTCACACGACTTCTATAGTTATCATTCAGACAACTACTATACAAGGCTTGGAAGAGGCTACCTTTCCAGAGAAGGAGAGATGGTGAACACTTTGTCATTGTACAAGCCCTTGTTGCAAGGCTTAATGAAGCTAGCTGGGGTCAGACCCCGAGCAGTAGAGATCGAGCCAGGGACAGTCATCCATTTCTGGGTCCCGAGTGAAACCACTACCACGAATAAACCTGCAGTGGTGTTTCTTCATGGTTTTGGTTGTGATGGGATTTTGACATGGCAATTTCAGGTGCTAGCTTTGGCCAAGAAGTACGCAGTTTATGTTCCGGATCTCCTCTTCTTTGGAGATTCAATCACCGATAAAACGGAACGGTCACCGGCTTTTCAAGCAGAATGCATGGCTAAGAGTCTAAGGAAGCTTCGCGTCGAGAAGTGCACCGTGGTTGGATTGAGCTATGGAGGGATAGTTGGTTTCAAGATGGCTGAGATGTTCCCTAATTTGGTTGATTCAATGGTGATAACTTGTTCAGTTATGGCCTTGACTGAGTCCATCACTTGTGCTGGCCTCCAAAGAATTGGCTTCTCATCGTGGGCACATTATTTGATTCCTGAAACTGTCGAGGGCGTGAAGAAACTGCTAGACGTTGCTTTCTACAAGCTGCCATGGATACCTGATTTTGTCTACAGAGACATTTTGGAGGTAAGCTTCGTTAGCTAAAGTATCACACTGTGCAtcccatttttaattttaattttctcctCGATCCATTGTGTGTGCACACATATCATGACACCAAATCTCCCTGTCTAATGAACCCTTCCTACTTGTTTAGAATTAGCATGCAAGTACCCAGACATGAATGCTACCTATCAAATCCTTCTATCTTAGCAagcaaccatatatatatattggcaaAGCAGTTCTAGATTTGACTTAATAATCGAGATGAACAATTCATGAATATAGTAGTTCTCCATCAAACGGGGATCTTTAGTTGAGAAGTAGAATTCTACATATCATTAATAAAAGTCATATTTAAACTTTCGTAATTGATTTTTGACAGTAATAAATTCTTGACATTGGTGGCAGGCCTTGTATTTCAACCACAAGAAGGAAAGGCATGAACTTTTAGAGGCGTTAATTGTGAAGGACAAGGATTTCACTGTCCCTCGTTTTACACAGGTCAGAAAGGAACCGACATCAAGATTGTTATTACTCAACTTGCTAGTCCACATTAATGGGATTTAACCTGTAACCGACAGCATGGCAGATGCTCTTTATTTTGTCACATGTATACTTTCACTTGTTCAAATGAGAGTCGAAGTTGATCGTTTTACACAGGCCTTGTATTGCAGCCATTCCATTCTTCTTCCTCGAAGTTCTAACTAGTtcgggaattttttttttttatttatgattccAAGTGCAGAGGATATATATCTTGTGGGGAGGGGATGACATAATTTTCGACAAGGAAGAAGTTCGCAACTTGAAAGAGTACGTCTTATTGGATATTGTATTCATTCAGGAATGATATTACCATATCGTAAATTAGATTCAGTAAAAATTATACGAATATTACCGATTAAATGAATAGATTTAATGAGCTTTTATGCTGTTCATCATTAGTAACGTTACGGTACTTGAAACTGTGATCACAGGCTACTAGAAGGCAAAGCAACGGAGCACTGCATAGAGAGGGCAGGTCACTTGGTGGAATTGGAGTGCCCCTTGGCCTACAATAGGACACTCAAGCAAATTCTTGCTTCATTGTACGAAGATGGGAAGGAAAAATAGTGGAACTCATCCTCTCA
Coding sequences within it:
- the LOC118058895 gene encoding 3-ketoacyl-CoA synthase 4 translates to MNNQRESESTTTNGVQIRQSRRLPDFLHSVNLKHVKLGYHYLITHLLTLCLVPLMAFVIFQAFQLNPSDIHQLWLHLQYNLVSVIICSAFLVFGATVYFMTRSRSLFLVDYACYKPPSNLQVKFEQFMEHSSLTGDFDDSSLEFQRKILERSGLGEETYVPEAMHYIPPRPSMAAAREEAQQVMFGALDVLFANTNIKPKDIGILVVNCSLFNPTPSLSAMIVNKYKLRGNVRSFNLGGMGCSAGVIAVDLAKDMLQVHRNTYAVVVSTENITQNWYFGNKKSMLIPNCLFRVGGSAVLLSNKAKDKRRAKYKLVHVVRTHKGADDKAFKCVYQEQDGAGKTGVSLSKELMAIAGGALKTNITTLGPLVLPVSEQLLFFSTLVAKKLFNAKVKPYIPDFKLAFDHFCIHAGGRAVIDELEKNLQLLPIHVEASRMTLHRFGNTSSSSIWYELAYTEAKERVRRGDRIWQIAFGSGFKCNSAIWEALRHVNPSSNNPWQDCIDRYPVQIVM
- the LOC118059024 gene encoding LOW QUALITY PROTEIN: uncharacterized protein (The sequence of the model RefSeq protein was modified relative to this genomic sequence to represent the inferred CDS: inserted 1 base in 1 codon) gives rise to the protein MSQTLIKPGTIIHFWVPSETTTTNKPAVVFLHGFGCDGILTWQFQVLALAKKYAVYVPDLLFFGDSITDKTERSPAFQAECMAKGLRKLRVEKCTLVGLSXGGIVGFKMAEMFPILVDSMVITCSVVALTESITCAGLQRIGFSSWAHYLIPETVEGVKKLLDVAFYKLPWIPDFVYRDILEVSFVS
- the LOC118058896 gene encoding uncharacterized protein → MVNTLSLYKPLLQGLMKLAGVRPRAVEIEPGTVIHFWVPSETTTTNKPAVVFLHGFGCDGILTWQFQVLALAKKYAVYVPDLLFFGDSITDKTERSPAFQAECMAKSLRKLRVEKCTVVGLSYGGIVGFKMAEMFPNLVDSMVITCSVMALTESITCAGLQRIGFSSWAHYLIPETVEGVKKLLDVAFYKLPWIPDFVYRDILEALYFNHKKERHELLEALIVKDKDFTVPRFTQRIYILWGGDDIIFDKEEVRNLKELLEGKATEHCIERAGHLVELECPLAYNRTLKQILASLYEDGKEK